A portion of the Streptomyces sp. YPW6 genome contains these proteins:
- a CDS encoding aldo/keto reductase, which produces MRTTHPRLVLGLHRSRHERSLLTAAADLGITTIDTSTNYLDFHSHQVLAEVAGDLLPKFTVSTKVGYFPAGSTSEHSLDPGRLHTALEQAARDLGREPDLVFLHNPEHSLADGSRTQRQDRLEAACSVLVDATAAGLCGSWGISSWDPRPLTELARHPLPRPDVLMVRAGLVVGAEILDASETLVSRWQPSALWGMSPFGGSTTEPIWKRFDPRIFMGTGQDCSPGQAAFRAAFHLPEVDAVAAGTSKTAHLEELINSLAREVNFEAITQYRQLLARNDQTG; this is translated from the coding sequence TTGCGCACCACTCACCCCCGACTTGTCCTCGGGCTACACCGGTCTCGTCACGAACGCTCTCTCCTGACGGCTGCCGCGGACCTCGGCATCACCACGATCGACACCAGTACCAACTACCTGGACTTCCACTCGCACCAGGTCCTGGCCGAGGTAGCCGGCGATCTGCTGCCGAAGTTCACAGTGTCCACGAAGGTCGGCTACTTCCCGGCAGGAAGCACCTCGGAACACTCCCTTGACCCCGGCCGGCTCCACACTGCTTTGGAACAGGCCGCTCGGGACCTGGGCCGCGAGCCGGACCTGGTGTTCCTGCACAACCCCGAGCACAGCCTGGCCGACGGCTCCCGTACTCAGCGGCAGGACCGCTTGGAAGCCGCCTGCTCCGTGCTCGTGGACGCCACCGCAGCAGGGCTCTGCGGCTCCTGGGGGATCTCCTCCTGGGATCCCCGGCCGCTGACAGAACTGGCCAGACATCCGCTCCCACGCCCCGACGTGCTGATGGTCCGCGCCGGCCTCGTCGTCGGAGCCGAGATCCTGGACGCGAGCGAGACGCTCGTCTCCCGCTGGCAGCCATCAGCGCTGTGGGGCATGAGCCCTTTCGGCGGCAGCACAACGGAGCCCATCTGGAAGCGGTTCGATCCACGCATCTTCATGGGCACAGGTCAGGACTGCAGCCCAGGACAGGCGGCCTTCCGTGCCGCGTTCCACCTGCCCGAGGTCGACGCAGTGGCGGCAGGTACGAGCAAGACCGCACACCTGGAGGAGCTGATCAACTCACTCGCCCGCGAAGTGAACTTCGAGGCCATCACTCAGTACCGTCAGCTCCTGGCACGTAACGATCAGACGGGCTGA
- a CDS encoding cupin domain-containing protein yields the protein MEHRLIQAVEKALGWNGAEALGTKFVRGHVDDPDLASRILTPNRLLDIAMRRSLYRPQFRCFRKGEEVHPAVYYTDSVSPRGQSISMVNMRSLGSLLREGATLILDQANVFDPTMEVTCRALQWWSHERVQVNAYLTTNDAAGFPLHWDDHDVLIVQLAGEKDWEVRGTSRTAPMYRDADPNTTPSEDVVWSGTMTPGDVMHIPRGHWHQATRTGSGTGKSLHVTFGITKRTGASWLAWLADWSRKHEIFRHDLDRTVAADHQALTGAAARLAAERAPADFLRTYEHETTPARQVPFLDIFGDLEAVVCTTHFPPRIEENGATVDVVTSGRKLTLSAKALPALRLLLSGKPVHLGEVAPAVGTEVTEVAAILVEEEICAPLTPDLSSGYTGLVTNALS from the coding sequence GTGGAACATCGACTGATCCAAGCCGTCGAGAAGGCGCTGGGGTGGAACGGAGCCGAGGCACTCGGTACCAAGTTTGTACGCGGACACGTGGACGATCCAGACCTCGCCTCCCGCATCTTGACCCCGAACCGCCTGCTCGACATCGCCATGCGCAGGAGCCTGTACCGACCCCAGTTCCGTTGCTTCCGCAAGGGCGAGGAAGTGCATCCCGCCGTCTACTACACCGACAGCGTCAGCCCGCGCGGCCAGAGCATCTCCATGGTCAACATGCGTAGCCTCGGATCGCTGTTGCGCGAGGGTGCGACACTCATCCTCGACCAGGCCAATGTCTTCGACCCGACGATGGAAGTCACCTGCCGGGCCCTGCAGTGGTGGTCGCACGAGCGAGTGCAGGTGAACGCATATCTCACCACGAACGACGCGGCGGGTTTCCCGCTCCACTGGGACGACCACGACGTCCTGATCGTCCAGCTCGCCGGCGAGAAGGACTGGGAGGTACGCGGTACCTCGCGCACGGCCCCGATGTACCGGGACGCGGATCCCAACACCACGCCGAGCGAGGATGTCGTCTGGTCCGGCACGATGACACCTGGCGACGTCATGCACATCCCCCGCGGCCACTGGCACCAGGCCACCCGCACCGGCAGCGGAACGGGCAAGAGCCTGCACGTCACGTTCGGGATCACCAAGCGCACCGGAGCGAGCTGGCTCGCGTGGCTGGCCGACTGGTCCCGCAAACACGAGATCTTCCGGCACGACCTCGACCGCACCGTCGCAGCCGATCACCAGGCCCTTACCGGGGCCGCGGCCCGACTCGCTGCCGAGCGTGCCCCCGCTGACTTCCTGAGGACGTACGAACACGAGACGACGCCCGCTCGGCAGGTGCCCTTCCTCGACATCTTCGGCGACCTCGAAGCCGTCGTCTGCACCACGCACTTCCCGCCCCGGATCGAGGAGAACGGAGCGACAGTCGACGTCGTGACGTCCGGCAGGAAGCTCACGCTCAGCGCCAAGGCCCTCCCCGCACTCCGCCTCCTGCTGAGCGGGAAGCCTGTCCATCTGGGCGAGGTGGCCCCTGCGGTGGGCACCGAGGTGACCGAAGTAGCAGCGATCCTGGTGGAGGAGGAGATTTGCGCACCACTCACCCCCGACTTGTCCTCGGGCTACACCGGTCTCGTCACGAACGCTCTCTCCTGA
- a CDS encoding ATP-binding protein yields MTTTGARPNATGAPGYSETLPCASESARRARMLTQTAMHTWGLASLAEDGKLIVSELVANVIVHTRCHLTRVAITRVGDDTVRIAVADTSPLAPAISTSEDDSGSGRGLFLVDALSDRWGYDLHPASKVVWAELRVRADGSGR; encoded by the coding sequence ATGACGACGACCGGCGCCAGACCGAACGCGACGGGTGCACCTGGCTACAGCGAGACCCTGCCATGCGCATCCGAATCCGCCCGCCGCGCTCGCATGCTGACCCAAACAGCCATGCATACATGGGGACTTGCATCCCTGGCCGAGGATGGCAAGCTGATCGTTTCCGAGCTGGTCGCCAATGTCATCGTCCACACGCGATGCCACCTGACCCGCGTCGCCATCACACGTGTCGGCGACGACACTGTCCGGATTGCCGTCGCCGACACATCCCCGCTGGCCCCGGCGATCTCAACTTCAGAGGACGACTCCGGCAGCGGCCGAGGTCTGTTTCTCGTCGACGCGCTGAGTGACCGCTGGGGGTACGACCTGCACCCCGCCAGCAAGGTCGTCTGGGCAGAGCTGCGCGTCAGAGCCGACGGGTCCGGGCGGTGA
- a CDS encoding helix-turn-helix transcriptional regulator, whose protein sequence is MDRQATDPRDVVAGMLDDPRLLAAFAERDMGTLFRLLNHRGVSTRRLAADVGITQGRLYDYMNGKSRVEKLVLFEQIADAFHISWSASWAGATSVGAGGGERSSSLCSSAARWR, encoded by the coding sequence ATGGACCGCCAGGCAACGGATCCGCGCGATGTCGTCGCAGGGATGCTCGACGACCCTCGTCTGCTTGCCGCGTTTGCCGAGCGCGACATGGGGACGCTGTTCCGCCTGCTCAATCACCGGGGTGTCAGTACCCGGCGCCTTGCCGCAGATGTTGGCATCACCCAGGGGCGGCTCTACGACTACATGAACGGCAAGAGCCGGGTCGAGAAGCTCGTCCTGTTCGAGCAGATTGCTGATGCCTTCCACATTTCCTGGTCAGCTTCTTGGGCTGGCGCGACGAGCGTGGGAGCCGGCGGAGGCGAGAGAAGTTCATCACTCTGCTCAAGTGCCGCCCGATGGCGATGA
- a CDS encoding XRE family transcriptional regulator — translation MDAFRTADRQTGGGRLYQAVVRHLSDRVAPRLVDADSGPQIFAAAAALTEMAGWMAHDSGQDALAARHFTRALPLARTSGDLPLAAHVAASSSHLALQAGEASQAAHWAMTGLDLAWRGPRIPALVARLHTMHARALAAASQHTPASHALEQAHRAVSDSADTDHPWLSPFDHAALASESALIMRDLERHDQALSHAENAVRLREDGRARSLALGRITLADIHIRRSDLDAAISVGNDLLSTSPTLGSVRVARQLDDLRKLLEPHKGYRPVRDYLARFGEARRARMLLLADIITPRGDAP, via the coding sequence ATGGATGCCTTCCGTACCGCCGATCGGCAGACCGGTGGCGGGCGGCTGTACCAGGCCGTCGTGCGGCACCTCAGTGACCGCGTGGCCCCGCGCCTGGTCGACGCTGACAGCGGGCCGCAGATCTTTGCCGCAGCGGCGGCCCTGACGGAAATGGCCGGCTGGATGGCGCACGACTCGGGCCAGGATGCCTTGGCCGCACGGCATTTCACGCGCGCGCTTCCCTTGGCCCGTACCTCCGGTGACCTGCCCCTGGCCGCGCACGTCGCCGCGAGCAGCAGCCACCTCGCACTGCAGGCCGGAGAAGCTTCGCAGGCCGCACACTGGGCCATGACCGGCCTCGATCTTGCTTGGAGAGGCCCGCGTATCCCGGCCCTCGTAGCCCGACTGCACACCATGCACGCCCGAGCCCTCGCCGCGGCCTCCCAGCACACCCCGGCATCCCACGCCCTGGAACAGGCCCACCGCGCAGTCAGCGACTCCGCCGACACCGACCATCCCTGGCTGAGCCCCTTCGACCATGCAGCGCTGGCCAGCGAGTCCGCCCTCATCATGCGTGACCTGGAACGGCACGACCAGGCGCTGTCACACGCCGAGAACGCCGTCCGGCTCCGCGAGGACGGCCGAGCACGGTCCCTCGCGCTGGGCCGCATCACGCTCGCCGACATTCACATACGCCGGTCGGACCTTGACGCGGCGATCAGCGTCGGCAACGACCTCCTCAGCACAAGCCCTACTCTTGGCTCCGTTCGCGTTGCCCGCCAACTCGACGATCTGCGAAAGCTCTTGGAGCCCCACAAGGGATACAGGCCCGTACGGGACTACCTGGCGCGATTCGGCGAGGCGCGGCGCGCAAGAATGCTGCTGCTGGCCGACATCATCACGCCCAGGGGAGACGCCCCATGA
- a CDS encoding NUDIX hydrolase, whose product MTPTPADPDAWNAYLAEGNAKQARKRVAADVLLRDPAGRVLLVNPTYKPGWDLPGGMAEANEPPEEAARRELREELGQDVALRGLLVVDWIAPHGPWDDQIAFIFDGGTLDGSQVLRPHDQELSEARFVPLDKALELVRDRMRRRLDAAMTALHQGRPLYLHDGAATW is encoded by the coding sequence ATGACTCCGACGCCTGCCGACCCCGACGCCTGGAACGCGTACCTCGCGGAAGGCAACGCCAAGCAGGCCCGAAAACGCGTGGCGGCGGACGTGCTCCTCCGGGACCCCGCGGGGCGGGTACTCCTGGTCAACCCCACCTACAAGCCCGGCTGGGACCTGCCGGGTGGCATGGCCGAAGCGAATGAGCCCCCCGAAGAAGCCGCCCGGCGCGAACTACGGGAGGAACTGGGCCAGGACGTTGCGTTGCGCGGGCTCCTGGTCGTGGACTGGATCGCCCCGCACGGTCCGTGGGACGACCAGATTGCCTTCATCTTCGACGGCGGCACCCTCGACGGTTCCCAGGTGCTGCGGCCTCACGACCAGGAACTGTCCGAAGCGCGGTTCGTGCCGCTGGACAAGGCACTTGAGCTGGTCAGGGACCGTATGCGGCGGCGGCTGGACGCCGCCATGACAGCACTGCACCAAGGCCGGCCGCTGTATCTGCACGATGGCGCCGCCACCTGGTGA
- the purD gene encoding phosphoribosylamine--glycine ligase translates to MKVLVIGGGAREHALCRSLSLDPDVTALYCAPGNAGIAEVAELHPVDALDGDAVARLATELGAGLVVVGPEAPLVAGVADAVRSAGIPCFGPSGEAARLEGSKAFAKDVMAGAGVPTARSYVCTTPAEVDEALDAFGAPYVVKDDGLAAGKGVVVTEDVDVARAHALSCDRVVIEEFLDGPEVSLFAITDGTTVVPLQPAQDFKRALDGDEGPNTGGMGAYSPLPWADPKLVDEVLETVLQPTVDELRRRGTPFSGLLYAGLAITSRGVRVIEFNARFGDPETQVVLARLKTPLAGVLLASANGTLDALPPLNWRDDAAVTVVIASHNYPDTPRTGDPIDGLADVAAQDAPDAYVLHAGTRAEGDAVLSAGGRVLSVTATGKDLTAARERAYTALGRIRLDGSQHRTDIALKAARG, encoded by the coding sequence GTGAAGGTCCTCGTCATCGGCGGCGGCGCCCGCGAACACGCCCTGTGCCGCTCTCTGTCCCTCGACCCCGATGTCACCGCTCTGTACTGCGCCCCCGGTAACGCCGGCATCGCAGAGGTGGCCGAACTGCACCCGGTCGACGCGCTCGACGGTGACGCCGTCGCGCGCCTCGCGACCGAGCTGGGCGCCGGGCTGGTGGTCGTCGGCCCGGAGGCGCCGCTCGTCGCCGGGGTCGCCGACGCCGTGCGGTCGGCCGGCATCCCCTGCTTCGGCCCCTCCGGTGAAGCCGCGCGGCTGGAAGGCTCCAAGGCGTTCGCCAAGGACGTCATGGCCGGCGCCGGGGTCCCCACCGCCCGCAGCTACGTCTGCACGACCCCCGCCGAGGTCGACGAGGCCCTCGACGCCTTCGGTGCCCCGTACGTCGTCAAGGACGACGGCCTCGCGGCCGGCAAGGGCGTCGTCGTCACCGAGGACGTGGACGTGGCCCGCGCCCACGCCCTCTCCTGCGACCGCGTGGTCATCGAGGAGTTCCTCGACGGCCCCGAGGTCAGCCTCTTCGCGATCACCGACGGCACCACCGTGGTGCCGCTCCAGCCCGCCCAGGACTTCAAGCGCGCCCTGGACGGCGACGAGGGCCCGAACACCGGCGGCATGGGCGCCTACTCCCCGCTTCCCTGGGCCGACCCCAAGCTGGTCGACGAGGTCCTCGAAACGGTCCTGCAGCCCACCGTCGACGAGCTGCGCCGCCGCGGCACCCCCTTCTCCGGGCTGCTCTACGCGGGCCTCGCGATCACCTCGCGCGGTGTCCGGGTCATCGAGTTCAACGCCCGCTTCGGCGACCCCGAGACCCAGGTCGTCCTGGCCCGGCTGAAGACCCCGCTGGCCGGGGTCCTGCTCGCCTCCGCCAACGGCACCCTCGACGCCCTCCCGCCGCTGAACTGGCGCGACGACGCCGCCGTCACCGTGGTCATCGCCTCGCACAACTACCCCGACACCCCGCGGACCGGCGACCCGATCGACGGGCTCGCGGACGTCGCGGCGCAGGATGCGCCCGACGCGTACGTCCTGCACGCCGGGACCCGTGCCGAGGGCGACGCGGTGCTCAGCGCGGGTGGCCGGGTTCTCTCGGTGACCGCGACCGGCAAGGACCTCACGGCGGCCCGGGAGCGCGCCTACACCGCGCTCGGCCGGATCCGCCTCGACGGCTCCCAGCACCGTACGGACATCGCCCTGAAGGCCGCCCGGGGCTGA